In Apus apus isolate bApuApu2 chromosome 5, bApuApu2.pri.cur, whole genome shotgun sequence, the following are encoded in one genomic region:
- the TRIP11 gene encoding thyroid receptor-interacting protein 11 isoform X1 → MASWLGGLGSGLGQSLGQVGGSLSSLTGQISSFTKDILLEGAEEVGDAATELHVSNSRLREIESINAAQKFENERLKKVCSDLEEKHEAAELQIKQLSVEYRNQLQQKEVEISHLKARQNALQEQLQKVQSAQLAAGVLPSAATSASYVPVVRHSSGFEGDEMDFGDVIWSQQEINRLSNEVSRLESQVDHWKQIALSSKVQGTNDAEQSEICKLQNVVKELKHNLSKEIDEHQHELSVLQDAHRQKLVEISRRHREELSEYEERIEELENQLQQGGVSTNTMDDSKISEQKRNAQSLEGGRVEELQVVKDLEDELRKVNHELSSAKEENKILLKEQELAKVEKIQIAQEYENLKSDFSMLQSSVAEQDALLKEQEKKLQSKTSLPEDVTRLQQALLEAENKIARLSNLNQEEKELTSAQHTNENILSAYTEKENSELNQLRQDLERKEHELNESIAERETLIAELEELDKQNQEATQHMITLKEQLSKQHTETDSIIKQLKFDIDFERKKVSELEIEKKEAIKELDSQKEKLSKCSYALNDLHISKQQLQDNIKDLQEQLRKSQDCNLHNKKEIRELQQRLKERKEELPVSLSKLTNSNQESNYPCQDLILKEREAEIAKLQNDILENKQLNEDLEKSLSDLRTENGKLIAAVEELKQELSDAISEKNKVYLEKDTLVEALKMEKRQLESELNQSEKRLLEQAHKYKQTIEELSNARSMDTTALQLEHERLVKLNQEKDFKIGELQRTIEQMETDHQETKEMLTTSLGGQKQLTELIKEKEALIEKFKNQALQVKQELEEHVKISKQQDVLKQNLEEKDRNLAVMKEENNHLKEEIERLKDQQSRSTTHVVEPKTLDIIIELESEVTQLKVIRNNLEEEIEVHKKTIEDQNRTTVQLQQSLQQQRKEIDESKFQCEQMNVTHERLSLEKDEEIKNLQKTIEQIKTQLHKERQIIQTDSSDLFQETKVQTLNGENGNEKHDLSKAEIERLVKGIKEREMEIKLLNEKNVSLSHQIDQLSKDEVGKLNRIIQEKDLEIQALNARVSSASYRQDVVCLQQQLQAYVMEREQVLAVLSEKTRENSQLKTEYHNIMDIVAAKEAALIRLQEENQKLSNRSENSSQDMSRETIQNLSRIIREKDIEIDALSQKCQTLLTVLQTSTTGTDNGSGGVNTNQFEELLQERDKLKQQVKKMEEWKQQVITTVQNMQHESAHLQEELHRLQAQISVESDSNSKLQVDYNGLIQTYEQNEKQLKSFSQELAQVQHSIGQLHNTKDLLLSKLDLVAPSVATASTVSQLSSAQYSAPGVLSDESKLIQKELEQLKKKLQEKDSTIRTLQENNQRLSDSVATASEIERKSQEETESEMRQMKEKHDVLQKSLREKDILIKSKSDQLLSVSENLSNKENENEVLKQAVTNLKERNLILEMDIRKLKEENEKIVARCREKETEFRALQETNMQFSMMLKEKEFESHSMKEKALAFEKLLKEKEQGKTGELNQLLNEVKSMQEKAVTFQQERDQVMVALKQKQMESNALQSEIQHLREKEQRLNQELERLRNHLLEMEDSYTREALAAEDREVKLRKKVVVLEEKLLSSSTAVENASHQANLQVESLQEQLNLVSKQRDETMLQLTISQDQVKQYAVSLANLQMVLEQFQQEEKAMYSAELEKHQKQTAEWRKKAQNLEEKVVSLQESLEEANAALDAASRLTEQLDIKEEQIEELKKEGELRREMLEDVQNKLMNLMNSTEGKVDKLLMRNLFVGHFHTPKNKRPEVLRLMGSILGIKKEELDQLLSEDQRGVTRWVTGWLGGGAGSKSVPNTPLRPTHQNIFNSSFSELFVKFLETESRPSLPPPKLSVHMKPLGAAGTGQTTSTPSNSQMQDSGVSGMSRRPDANPFLAPRSAAVPLITPASNSGHLLMKPISDALPTFTPLPVSPDASAGAVLKDLLKQ, encoded by the exons ATGGCGTCGTGGTTGGGCGGGCTGGGCTCGGGGCTTGGCCAGTccctggggcaggtgggaggCAGCCTGTCCTCGCTCACCGGCCAGATCTCCAGCTTCACCAAGGACATCCTGCTGGAGGGCGCGGAGGAAGTGGGCG ATGCAGCAACAGAACTCCATGTATCCAATTCTAGACTCAGAGAAATAGAAAGTATTAATGCAGCACAAAAGTTTGaa AATGAGAGACTGAAAAAAGTTTGTAGTGATTTGGAAGAAAAGCATGAAGCAGCAGAACTCCAAATAAAGCAGCTATCTGTAGAGTACAGAAATCAGCTTCAACAGAAAGAG GTGGAAATCAGCCATCTAAAAGCTAGACAGAATGCACTACAGGAACAACTGCAGAAAGTACAGTCAGCACAGTTAGCAGCTGGTGTTTTGCCATCAGCTGCTACATCagcttcctatgttccagtGGTCAGACACTCTTCAGGTTTTGAAGGAGATGAAATGGATTTTGGAGATGTAATCTGGTCACAACAAGAAATAAACAGATTGTCCAATGAAGTTTCTAGGCTTGAATCTCAGGTTGACCACTGGAAGCAGATTGCCCTG tcttCCAAAGTGCAAGGGACAAATGATGCTGAACAAAGTGAAATATGCAAACTGCAAAATGTTGTTAAG GAGCTCAAACACAATTTAAGTAAAGAAATCGATGAACATCAACATGAACTTTCAGTACTGCAGGATGCACACAGGCAGAAGCTGGTGGAGATCAGTCGTCGACACCGAGAAGAGCTGAGTGAATATGAAGAGCGAATTGAAGAACTTGAGAATCAGTTACAGCAAG gtGGTGTGAGTACTAATACCATGGATGACTCTAAAATTagtgaacagaaaagaaatgctcAGAGTTTAGAAGGAGGAAGAGTAGAAGAGCTACAAGTTGTAAAGGACCTAGAAGATGAATTAAGAAAAGTAAATCATGAGTTGTCGTCtgccaaagaagaaaacaaaattcttctgaaagaaCAAGAGTTGGCAAAGGTAGAAAAAATCCAAATAGCGCAAGAGTATGAAAATCTTAAATCTGACTTTAGTATGCTTCAAAGTTCTGTTGCAGAGCAAGATGCTCTCCTGAAAGAACAGGAGAAGAAGCTCCAATCAAAGACATCACTACCAGAAGATGTTACCAGACTACAGCAAGCACTGTTAG aagcagaaaacaaaatagcaaGACTCTCGAATTTAAATCAG gaagagaaggaactgACAAGTGCACAACATACAAATGAGAATATTCTTTCTGCGTACACTGAGAAAGAGAATTCAGAATTAAATCAGTTAAGACAAGATCTGGAAAGGAAAGAACATGAATTAAATGAAAGTATTGCTGAAAGAGAAACATTAATAGCAGAGCTGGAAGAACTAGACAAGCAGAATCAAGAAGCCACTCAG CATATGATTACACTGAAAGAGCAGCTGTcaaaacaacacacagaaaCTGATAGCATCATCAAACAGCTGAAATTTGACATAgactttgaaagaaagaaagtatcAGAATTAGAAATTGAGAAGAAGGAAGCTATTAAGGAGTTAGAtagtcagaaagaaaaactaagcAAATGTTCATATGCACTTAATGATTTGCATATAAGTAAGCAGCAGCTTCAAGATAATATTAAAGATCTTCAGGAACAATTAAGGAAATCCCAGGACTGTAATTtgcataataaaaaagaaatcagagaatTGCAGCAGAgactaaaagaaagaaaggaggaactTCCTGTGTCCTTGAGCAAGTTAACGAACAGTAATCAGGAGTCTAACTACCCTTGTCAAGATCTGAttctgaaagaaagagaagcagagattGCAAAACTACAGAatgacattttagaaaataaacaactCAATGAAGACTTAGAGAAATCTTTGTCTGATCTCAGAACAGAAAATGGGAAGCTGATAGCAGCGGTTGAAGAGCTAAAACAGGAGTTAAGTGATGcaatttctgagaaaaacaaagtttaCTTGGAAAAAGACACTCTTGTGGAGgctttgaaaatggaaaaaagacagCTAGAGAGTGAATTAAACCAGTCAGAAAAGAGGCTTTTAGAGCAAGCACATAAGTATAAGCAAACTATTGAGGAATTATCAAACGCCCGTAGTATGGATACCACTGCTTTGCAGCTTGAACACGAGCGCCTGGTTAAACTCAATCAAGAGAAAGACTTTAAAATTGGTGAACTTCAAAGGACCATTGAGCAGATGGAAACTGACCatcaagaaacaaaagagatgTTGACTACTAGCTTAGGAGGACAGAAGCAGTTGACAGAgctcataaaagaaaaagaggcacttattgaaaaatttaaaaatcaagcctTACAGGTGAAGCAGGAACTTGAGGAGCATGTGaaaatttcaaaacagcaagatgtcttaaaacagaatttggaggaaaaagacagaaatcttGCAGtcatgaaggaagaaaataatcatttgaaagaagaaattgaGCGTCTTAAGGATCAGCAGAGTAGATCTACTACGCATGTGGTTGAGCCTAAAACTCTAGATATTATTATTGAACTTGAAAGTGAGGTAACACAGTTAAAAGTGATAAGGAATAATCttgaagaagaaatagaagTTCATAAAAAAACAATAGAAGATCAGAATCGAACAACAGTGCAACTTCAGcagtctttgcagcagcaaagaaaggaaatagaTGAGTCTAAATTTCAGTGTGAGCAAATGAATGTCACACATGAAAGACTTTCTTTAGAGAAAgatgaggaaattaaaaacttgCAGAAAACAATTGAACAAATTAAAACTCAGTTGCACAAAGAGAGACAGATTATTCAGACTGATTCCTCTGATCTCTTTCAGGAAACCAAAGTTCAGACTCTTAatggagaaaatggaaatgaaaaacatgaCTTATCTAAAGCTGAAATTGAAAGACTGGTGAAAGGTATCAAAGAAAGGGAGATGGAGATTAAGCTTCTAAATGAAAAGAATGTTTCTCTAAGCCATCAAATTGATCAGTTGTCTAAGGATGAAGTTGGCAAACTTAATCGGATCATTCAAGAGAAGGATTTAGAAATACAAGCTCTCAATGCTAGAGTTTCCTCAGCTTCCTATAGGCAGGATGTTGTttgtcttcagcagcagctgcaagctTATGTTATGGAAAGAGAACAAGTACTGGCAGTTCTAAGtgaaaagacaagagaaaacagTCAGTTAAAAACAGAGTATCATAATATCATGGATATAGTTGCTGCTAAAGAAGCAGCTTTGATAAGGTTGCAAGAAGAGAATCAAAAGTTATCTAATAGATCTGAAAACAGCAGTCAAGACATGTCTAGAGAAACTATTCAGAATTTATCCCGTATCATTCGAGAAAAAGATATTGAAATAGATGCTCTTAGTCAAAAATGCCAAACCTTATTGACTGTCCTACAGACATCCACTACAGGTACTGATAATGGGTCAGGAGGTGTTAACACTAACCAGTTTGAGGAACTTCTACAAGAACGTGATAAACTAAAACAGCAAGTAAAGAAGATGGAAGAGTGGAAGCAGCAAGTAATAACCACAGTTCAGAACATGCAGCATGAGTCAGCTCACCTCCAAGAGGAGTTACACAGACTTCAAGCACAAATTTCAGTTGAAAGTGATAGTAATTCAAAGTTGCAGGTCGATTATAATGGCTTGATTCAGACTTATGAACAGAatgagaaacagctgaaaagtTTTAGTCAGGAATTAGCACAAGTTCAACATAGCATAGGACAGCTTCATAACACCAAGGATCTTCTCCTGAGTAAACTTGATTTGGTTGCACCATCTGTGGCAACAGCTTCCACTGTTTCACAGCTTTCGAGTGCTCAATACAGTGCACCTGGAGTACTCAGTGATGAGTCTAAACTCATTCAAAAGGAGTtggaacaactgaaaaaaaagttgcaagAAAAAGATTCAACTATTAGGACTCTTCAGGAAAATAATCAACGATTATCTGATTCTGTGGCTACAGCATCAGAGATTGAAAGAAAGAGTCAAGAAGAGACTGAGTCAGAGATGAGgcagatgaaagaaaaacatgatgtCTTGCAGAAATCACTTAGGGAAAAAGACATATTAATTAAATCTAAAAGTGATCAGTTACTGTCTGTGAGTGaaaatcttagtaacaaagaaAACGAAAATGAGGTTTTGAAGCAGGCTGTGACAAatcttaaagaaagaaatttaattttagaaatggATATTcgaaaactgaaagaagaaaatgaaaaaatagttGCAAGgtgcagggaaaaagaaacagagttcCGAGCACTTCAGGAAACTAACATGCAATTTTCAATGATGCTGAAAGAGAAAGAGTTTGAGTCTCACTCAATGAAGGAGAAAGCTCTTGCTTTTGAGAAgctattgaaagaaaaagaacag GGCAAGACAGGAGAACTGAATCAGCTTTTAAATGAAGTGAAATCAATGCAGGAAAAGGCTGTTACTTTCCAGCAAGAGAGAGACCAAGTAATGGTAGCACTCAAACAGAAGCAAATGGAGAGCAATGCCCTGCAGAGTGAG ATACAACATTTACGTGAGAAGGAGCAGCGCCTCAATCAGGAGCTGGAGCGGTTACGGAACCACCTGTTAGAAATGGAGGACTCCTACACACGAGAAGCTTTAGCTGCAGAAGACAGAGAGGTCAAGCTGCGGAAAAAAGTTGtggttttggaagaaaaactcCTGTCCTCATCTACTGCAGTAGAGAATGCCAG tcaTCAAGCTAATCTGCAAGTTGAATCTTTGCAAGAGCAATTAAACCTGGTTTCCAAGCAGAGGGATGAAACTATGCTACAGCTCACCATCTCACAGGACCAAGTGAAGCAGTATGCAGTGTCACTGGCCAACCTGCAGATGGTACTAGAGCAATTCCAACAGG AAGAAAAAGCTATGTATTCggcagagctggagaaacaCCAAAAACAGACTgcagaatggagaaaaaaagcacaaaacttaGAAGAAAAAGTTGTATCACTGCAG GAAAGTTTAGAAGAGGCGAATGCTGCACTGGATGCAGCATCAAGGCTCACTGAACAGCTTGACATCAAAGAGGAGCAGATTGAAGAGCTTAAGAAAGAAG GTGAGCTCAGAAGAGAAATGTTAGAAGATGTACAAAATAAACTAATGAATCTGATGaacagcacagaaggaaaagtagACAA GCTCCTGATGAGGAATCTCTTTGTTGGACATTTTCATACTCCAAAAAATAAACGTCCTGAGGTATTAAGGTTAATGGGAAGTATCTTgggaataaaaaaggaagaacttgATCAG tTATTATCTGAAGACCAACGAGGAGTTACAAGATGGGTGACTGGCTGGCTTGGTGGAGGAGCTGGGTCAAAGAGTGTCCCTAATACACCTCTGAGGCCAACTCATCAGAACATTTTTAACAGT tctttttcagaattgtttGTGAAATTCCTTGAAACAGAATCTCGCCCAAGCCTTCCTCCACCCAAACTCTCTGTCCATATGAAACCTTtaggagcagcaggaactggTCAAACCACAAGTACTCCATCCAACAGTCAAATGCAAG attCTGGAGTGTCAGGAATGAGCAGAAGACCAGACGCAAATCCATTTTTAGCTCCTCGCTCTGCAGCAGTGCCCCTCATAACACCTGCTAGTAATTCTGGACATCTGCTCATGAAACCTATTTCTGATGCATTGCCTACTTTTACACCACTACCAGTGTCCCCTGATGCTAGTGCTGGTGCTGTACTAAAAGACCTCCTAAAACAATAA
- the TRIP11 gene encoding thyroid receptor-interacting protein 11 isoform X3 — MDFGDVIWSQQEINRLSNEVSRLESQVDHWKQIALSSKVQGTNDAEQSEICKLQNVVKELKHNLSKEIDEHQHELSVLQDAHRQKLVEISRRHREELSEYEERIEELENQLQQGGVSTNTMDDSKISEQKRNAQSLEGGRVEELQVVKDLEDELRKVNHELSSAKEENKILLKEQELAKVEKIQIAQEYENLKSDFSMLQSSVAEQDALLKEQEKKLQSKTSLPEDVTRLQQALLEAENKIARLSNLNQEEKELTSAQHTNENILSAYTEKENSELNQLRQDLERKEHELNESIAERETLIAELEELDKQNQEATQHMITLKEQLSKQHTETDSIIKQLKFDIDFERKKVSELEIEKKEAIKELDSQKEKLSKCSYALNDLHISKQQLQDNIKDLQEQLRKSQDCNLHNKKEIRELQQRLKERKEELPVSLSKLTNSNQESNYPCQDLILKEREAEIAKLQNDILENKQLNEDLEKSLSDLRTENGKLIAAVEELKQELSDAISEKNKVYLEKDTLVEALKMEKRQLESELNQSEKRLLEQAHKYKQTIEELSNARSMDTTALQLEHERLVKLNQEKDFKIGELQRTIEQMETDHQETKEMLTTSLGGQKQLTELIKEKEALIEKFKNQALQVKQELEEHVKISKQQDVLKQNLEEKDRNLAVMKEENNHLKEEIERLKDQQSRSTTHVVEPKTLDIIIELESEVTQLKVIRNNLEEEIEVHKKTIEDQNRTTVQLQQSLQQQRKEIDESKFQCEQMNVTHERLSLEKDEEIKNLQKTIEQIKTQLHKERQIIQTDSSDLFQETKVQTLNGENGNEKHDLSKAEIERLVKGIKEREMEIKLLNEKNVSLSHQIDQLSKDEVGKLNRIIQEKDLEIQALNARVSSASYRQDVVCLQQQLQAYVMEREQVLAVLSEKTRENSQLKTEYHNIMDIVAAKEAALIRLQEENQKLSNRSENSSQDMSRETIQNLSRIIREKDIEIDALSQKCQTLLTVLQTSTTGTDNGSGGVNTNQFEELLQERDKLKQQVKKMEEWKQQVITTVQNMQHESAHLQEELHRLQAQISVESDSNSKLQVDYNGLIQTYEQNEKQLKSFSQELAQVQHSIGQLHNTKDLLLSKLDLVAPSVATASTVSQLSSAQYSAPGVLSDESKLIQKELEQLKKKLQEKDSTIRTLQENNQRLSDSVATASEIERKSQEETESEMRQMKEKHDVLQKSLREKDILIKSKSDQLLSVSENLSNKENENEVLKQAVTNLKERNLILEMDIRKLKEENEKIVARCREKETEFRALQETNMQFSMMLKEKEFESHSMKEKALAFEKLLKEKEQGKTGELNQLLNEVKSMQEKAVTFQQERDQVMVALKQKQMESNALQSEIQHLREKEQRLNQELERLRNHLLEMEDSYTREALAAEDREVKLRKKVVVLEEKLLSSSTAVENASHQANLQVESLQEQLNLVSKQRDETMLQLTISQDQVKQYAVSLANLQMVLEQFQQEEKAMYSAELEKHQKQTAEWRKKAQNLEEKVVSLQESLEEANAALDAASRLTEQLDIKEEQIEELKKEGELRREMLEDVQNKLMNLMNSTEGKVDKLLMRNLFVGHFHTPKNKRPEVLRLMGSILGIKKEELDQLLSEDQRGVTRWVTGWLGGGAGSKSVPNTPLRPTHQNIFNSSFSELFVKFLETESRPSLPPPKLSVHMKPLGAAGTGQTTSTPSNSQMQDSGVSGMSRRPDANPFLAPRSAAVPLITPASNSGHLLMKPISDALPTFTPLPVSPDASAGAVLKDLLKQ, encoded by the exons ATGGATTTTGGAGATGTAATCTGGTCACAACAAGAAATAAACAGATTGTCCAATGAAGTTTCTAGGCTTGAATCTCAGGTTGACCACTGGAAGCAGATTGCCCTG tcttCCAAAGTGCAAGGGACAAATGATGCTGAACAAAGTGAAATATGCAAACTGCAAAATGTTGTTAAG GAGCTCAAACACAATTTAAGTAAAGAAATCGATGAACATCAACATGAACTTTCAGTACTGCAGGATGCACACAGGCAGAAGCTGGTGGAGATCAGTCGTCGACACCGAGAAGAGCTGAGTGAATATGAAGAGCGAATTGAAGAACTTGAGAATCAGTTACAGCAAG gtGGTGTGAGTACTAATACCATGGATGACTCTAAAATTagtgaacagaaaagaaatgctcAGAGTTTAGAAGGAGGAAGAGTAGAAGAGCTACAAGTTGTAAAGGACCTAGAAGATGAATTAAGAAAAGTAAATCATGAGTTGTCGTCtgccaaagaagaaaacaaaattcttctgaaagaaCAAGAGTTGGCAAAGGTAGAAAAAATCCAAATAGCGCAAGAGTATGAAAATCTTAAATCTGACTTTAGTATGCTTCAAAGTTCTGTTGCAGAGCAAGATGCTCTCCTGAAAGAACAGGAGAAGAAGCTCCAATCAAAGACATCACTACCAGAAGATGTTACCAGACTACAGCAAGCACTGTTAG aagcagaaaacaaaatagcaaGACTCTCGAATTTAAATCAG gaagagaaggaactgACAAGTGCACAACATACAAATGAGAATATTCTTTCTGCGTACACTGAGAAAGAGAATTCAGAATTAAATCAGTTAAGACAAGATCTGGAAAGGAAAGAACATGAATTAAATGAAAGTATTGCTGAAAGAGAAACATTAATAGCAGAGCTGGAAGAACTAGACAAGCAGAATCAAGAAGCCACTCAG CATATGATTACACTGAAAGAGCAGCTGTcaaaacaacacacagaaaCTGATAGCATCATCAAACAGCTGAAATTTGACATAgactttgaaagaaagaaagtatcAGAATTAGAAATTGAGAAGAAGGAAGCTATTAAGGAGTTAGAtagtcagaaagaaaaactaagcAAATGTTCATATGCACTTAATGATTTGCATATAAGTAAGCAGCAGCTTCAAGATAATATTAAAGATCTTCAGGAACAATTAAGGAAATCCCAGGACTGTAATTtgcataataaaaaagaaatcagagaatTGCAGCAGAgactaaaagaaagaaaggaggaactTCCTGTGTCCTTGAGCAAGTTAACGAACAGTAATCAGGAGTCTAACTACCCTTGTCAAGATCTGAttctgaaagaaagagaagcagagattGCAAAACTACAGAatgacattttagaaaataaacaactCAATGAAGACTTAGAGAAATCTTTGTCTGATCTCAGAACAGAAAATGGGAAGCTGATAGCAGCGGTTGAAGAGCTAAAACAGGAGTTAAGTGATGcaatttctgagaaaaacaaagtttaCTTGGAAAAAGACACTCTTGTGGAGgctttgaaaatggaaaaaagacagCTAGAGAGTGAATTAAACCAGTCAGAAAAGAGGCTTTTAGAGCAAGCACATAAGTATAAGCAAACTATTGAGGAATTATCAAACGCCCGTAGTATGGATACCACTGCTTTGCAGCTTGAACACGAGCGCCTGGTTAAACTCAATCAAGAGAAAGACTTTAAAATTGGTGAACTTCAAAGGACCATTGAGCAGATGGAAACTGACCatcaagaaacaaaagagatgTTGACTACTAGCTTAGGAGGACAGAAGCAGTTGACAGAgctcataaaagaaaaagaggcacttattgaaaaatttaaaaatcaagcctTACAGGTGAAGCAGGAACTTGAGGAGCATGTGaaaatttcaaaacagcaagatgtcttaaaacagaatttggaggaaaaagacagaaatcttGCAGtcatgaaggaagaaaataatcatttgaaagaagaaattgaGCGTCTTAAGGATCAGCAGAGTAGATCTACTACGCATGTGGTTGAGCCTAAAACTCTAGATATTATTATTGAACTTGAAAGTGAGGTAACACAGTTAAAAGTGATAAGGAATAATCttgaagaagaaatagaagTTCATAAAAAAACAATAGAAGATCAGAATCGAACAACAGTGCAACTTCAGcagtctttgcagcagcaaagaaaggaaatagaTGAGTCTAAATTTCAGTGTGAGCAAATGAATGTCACACATGAAAGACTTTCTTTAGAGAAAgatgaggaaattaaaaacttgCAGAAAACAATTGAACAAATTAAAACTCAGTTGCACAAAGAGAGACAGATTATTCAGACTGATTCCTCTGATCTCTTTCAGGAAACCAAAGTTCAGACTCTTAatggagaaaatggaaatgaaaaacatgaCTTATCTAAAGCTGAAATTGAAAGACTGGTGAAAGGTATCAAAGAAAGGGAGATGGAGATTAAGCTTCTAAATGAAAAGAATGTTTCTCTAAGCCATCAAATTGATCAGTTGTCTAAGGATGAAGTTGGCAAACTTAATCGGATCATTCAAGAGAAGGATTTAGAAATACAAGCTCTCAATGCTAGAGTTTCCTCAGCTTCCTATAGGCAGGATGTTGTttgtcttcagcagcagctgcaagctTATGTTATGGAAAGAGAACAAGTACTGGCAGTTCTAAGtgaaaagacaagagaaaacagTCAGTTAAAAACAGAGTATCATAATATCATGGATATAGTTGCTGCTAAAGAAGCAGCTTTGATAAGGTTGCAAGAAGAGAATCAAAAGTTATCTAATAGATCTGAAAACAGCAGTCAAGACATGTCTAGAGAAACTATTCAGAATTTATCCCGTATCATTCGAGAAAAAGATATTGAAATAGATGCTCTTAGTCAAAAATGCCAAACCTTATTGACTGTCCTACAGACATCCACTACAGGTACTGATAATGGGTCAGGAGGTGTTAACACTAACCAGTTTGAGGAACTTCTACAAGAACGTGATAAACTAAAACAGCAAGTAAAGAAGATGGAAGAGTGGAAGCAGCAAGTAATAACCACAGTTCAGAACATGCAGCATGAGTCAGCTCACCTCCAAGAGGAGTTACACAGACTTCAAGCACAAATTTCAGTTGAAAGTGATAGTAATTCAAAGTTGCAGGTCGATTATAATGGCTTGATTCAGACTTATGAACAGAatgagaaacagctgaaaagtTTTAGTCAGGAATTAGCACAAGTTCAACATAGCATAGGACAGCTTCATAACACCAAGGATCTTCTCCTGAGTAAACTTGATTTGGTTGCACCATCTGTGGCAACAGCTTCCACTGTTTCACAGCTTTCGAGTGCTCAATACAGTGCACCTGGAGTACTCAGTGATGAGTCTAAACTCATTCAAAAGGAGTtggaacaactgaaaaaaaagttgcaagAAAAAGATTCAACTATTAGGACTCTTCAGGAAAATAATCAACGATTATCTGATTCTGTGGCTACAGCATCAGAGATTGAAAGAAAGAGTCAAGAAGAGACTGAGTCAGAGATGAGgcagatgaaagaaaaacatgatgtCTTGCAGAAATCACTTAGGGAAAAAGACATATTAATTAAATCTAAAAGTGATCAGTTACTGTCTGTGAGTGaaaatcttagtaacaaagaaAACGAAAATGAGGTTTTGAAGCAGGCTGTGACAAatcttaaagaaagaaatttaattttagaaatggATATTcgaaaactgaaagaagaaaatgaaaaaatagttGCAAGgtgcagggaaaaagaaacagagttcCGAGCACTTCAGGAAACTAACATGCAATTTTCAATGATGCTGAAAGAGAAAGAGTTTGAGTCTCACTCAATGAAGGAGAAAGCTCTTGCTTTTGAGAAgctattgaaagaaaaagaacag GGCAAGACAGGAGAACTGAATCAGCTTTTAAATGAAGTGAAATCAATGCAGGAAAAGGCTGTTACTTTCCAGCAAGAGAGAGACCAAGTAATGGTAGCACTCAAACAGAAGCAAATGGAGAGCAATGCCCTGCAGAGTGAG ATACAACATTTACGTGAGAAGGAGCAGCGCCTCAATCAGGAGCTGGAGCGGTTACGGAACCACCTGTTAGAAATGGAGGACTCCTACACACGAGAAGCTTTAGCTGCAGAAGACAGAGAGGTCAAGCTGCGGAAAAAAGTTGtggttttggaagaaaaactcCTGTCCTCATCTACTGCAGTAGAGAATGCCAG tcaTCAAGCTAATCTGCAAGTTGAATCTTTGCAAGAGCAATTAAACCTGGTTTCCAAGCAGAGGGATGAAACTATGCTACAGCTCACCATCTCACAGGACCAAGTGAAGCAGTATGCAGTGTCACTGGCCAACCTGCAGATGGTACTAGAGCAATTCCAACAGG AAGAAAAAGCTATGTATTCggcagagctggagaaacaCCAAAAACAGACTgcagaatggagaaaaaaagcacaaaacttaGAAGAAAAAGTTGTATCACTGCAG GAAAGTTTAGAAGAGGCGAATGCTGCACTGGATGCAGCATCAAGGCTCACTGAACAGCTTGACATCAAAGAGGAGCAGATTGAAGAGCTTAAGAAAGAAG GTGAGCTCAGAAGAGAAATGTTAGAAGATGTACAAAATAAACTAATGAATCTGATGaacagcacagaaggaaaagtagACAA GCTCCTGATGAGGAATCTCTTTGTTGGACATTTTCATACTCCAAAAAATAAACGTCCTGAGGTATTAAGGTTAATGGGAAGTATCTTgggaataaaaaaggaagaacttgATCAG tTATTATCTGAAGACCAACGAGGAGTTACAAGATGGGTGACTGGCTGGCTTGGTGGAGGAGCTGGGTCAAAGAGTGTCCCTAATACACCTCTGAGGCCAACTCATCAGAACATTTTTAACAGT tctttttcagaattgtttGTGAAATTCCTTGAAACAGAATCTCGCCCAAGCCTTCCTCCACCCAAACTCTCTGTCCATATGAAACCTTtaggagcagcaggaactggTCAAACCACAAGTACTCCATCCAACAGTCAAATGCAAG attCTGGAGTGTCAGGAATGAGCAGAAGACCAGACGCAAATCCATTTTTAGCTCCTCGCTCTGCAGCAGTGCCCCTCATAACACCTGCTAGTAATTCTGGACATCTGCTCATGAAACCTATTTCTGATGCATTGCCTACTTTTACACCACTACCAGTGTCCCCTGATGCTAGTGCTGGTGCTGTACTAAAAGACCTCCTAAAACAATAA